The proteins below come from a single Amphiura filiformis chromosome 15, Afil_fr2py, whole genome shotgun sequence genomic window:
- the LOC140172038 gene encoding ras-related protein Rab-8B-like — protein MAEPSVTKSSIGKTRSRLYDYLFKILMIGDSDVGKTGLILRFCGPSAYPISTIGIDFRSKQIEIDDKFVKLHIWDTAGQERFRTTTSAYYRGASGILLVYDITHEKSFQHMQHWVREVEQNASSDVVIMIIGNKCHKENRRMVSKLKAEQKTKTRKRKKKASKSASHLWIPAMDRVRTQMETPKEKKNTKKDENSKSIGLVVIPYVEDVSERIA, from the exons ATGGCTGAGCCATCAGTGACAAAGTCAAGCATTGGAAAGACAAGGAGCCGTTTATATGATTATCTTTTCAAGATATTGATGATAGGGGATTCAGATGTAGGCAAAACTGGCTTGATTTTGAGATTTTGTGGTCCAAGTGCTTATCCCATCTCCACTATCG GGATTGATTTCCGAAGCAAACAAATAGAAATAGATGATAAATTCGTTAAATTACATATATG GGACACAGCTGGCCAGGAAAGGTTCCGCACCACCACAAGTGCTTACTACAGAGGGGCATCG GGCATTCTGTTGGTATACGATATTACACATGAGAAATCATTTCAGCACATGCAACATTGGGTTCGGGAAGTTGAACAG AATGCCTCATCTGATGTCGTGATAATGATAATTGGAAATAAATGCCACAAGGAGAACAGGAGGATGGTTTCAAAGCTTAAAGCAGAACAA AAGACAAAGAcaaggaagaggaagaagaaagcaTCAAAAAGCGCTTCACACCTGTGGATACCCGCCATGGATAGAGTCAGAACACAAATGGAAACCCCCAAAGAGAAGAAAAACACCAAGAAAGACGAAAACAGCAAGTCGATTGGTCTTGTCGTAATTCCCTATGTAGAAGATGTCTCCGAACGCATCGCCTGA
- the LOC140172039 gene encoding uncharacterized protein gives MFPPEKVTTSKRPDITVYSPSDKQGIIIELTVPAEENLAQANLRKKMNYEDLIQEGQEAGWELKYFPVEVGSRGFTNNTLRNCFSFKFFGLTNKETKKALDTVARTALRAIYTLWLARNNRHFVNWELVNRPYMRPLDLSKVE, from the coding sequence ATGTTCCCTCCAGAGAAAGTGACAACATCGAAAAGGCCAGACATAACTGTCTACTCACCATCAGACAAGCAAGGCATCATAATTGAACTCACAGTACCTGCTGAGGAGAACTTAGCACAGGCCAACCTCAGAAAGAAAATGAATTATGAAGATCTAATCCAGGAAGGACAAGAAGCAGGATGGGAACTGAAATACTTCCCAGTAGAGGTGGGATCAAGAGGATTCACAAACAACACACTTCGAAACTGCTTCAGCTTCAAATTCTTTGGCCTCACAAATAAAGAAACCAAAAAGGCACTGGATACTGTGGCGAGAACAGCATTAAGAGCAATATACACTCTATGGCTTGCACGCAACAACAGACACTTTGTAAACTGGGAATTGGTGAATCGTCCGTATATGCGACCACTCGACCTATCTaaagttgaataa
- the LOC140171120 gene encoding small ribosomal subunit protein mS25-like has product MPMRGKFPIRRTLKYLEAGKVHLRENVRILTINYTRFGKQSQGTRDFVFWHLPQLQFKNPIVQMQTFQDITPSPFIRAFLADGGEVLIDIDGKDKSEILERLNKVLGKSEDLLLAERHTEQKLHNPSNFGFENPRKCICVVPGQVPCPLLNVLPKELRGKFKESLKDRSLKPELEELPTYPNFKKIMKEEQRLKELEEKH; this is encoded by the exons ATGCCGATGAGAGGAAAATTTCCGATTCGACGGACTCTAAAATATTTGGAAGCAGGAAAAGTTCATTTGAGGGAAAATGTTCGAATCCTTACTATAAATTACACACGGTTTGGGAAACAGAGCCAAGGAACTCG AGACTTTGTTTTCTGGCATCTGCCTCAACTACAATTTAAGAATCCCATTGTACAGATGCAAACCTTCCAAGATATAACGCCATCACCATTCATCAGGGCATTTCTAG cTGATGGAGGTGAGGTGCTTATTGACATTGATGGCAAGGACAAAAGTGAAATATTGGAACGACTCAACAAAGTGCTAGGAAAATCTGA AGATCTGTTACTTGCCGAGCGTCACACGGAGCAAAAACTACACAATCCGTCCAATTTTGGGTTTGAAAATCCTAGGAAATGTATATGCGTTGTACCCGGTCAAGTGCCATGTCCTTTACTGAATGTACTACCCAAAGAACTAAGAGGTAAATTCAAGGAATCATTGAAAGACAGAAGTTTGAAGCCAGAATTGGAGGAATTACCAACTTATCCAAACTTTAAGAAAATAATGAAGGAAGAACAACGTTTGAAAGAACTAGAGGAGAAACATTAA